A window from Candidatus Latescibacterota bacterium encodes these proteins:
- a CDS encoding ABC transporter ATP-binding protein, whose amino-acid sequence MRGEYYAGPGAGPRIVKKNARPRWLGPLSSRPCDQEVRVAAIAQPVEARGLTKRFGEFTAVDGIDFAVGPGECVGFLGPNGAGKTTTVRMLCCASPVTAGEARVFGLDVSVEARAIKARLGICPQEDNLDPDFTVRQNLLVYARYFALPRAEAAARADALLALMQLTEKSRAKIPELSGGMKRRLVLARALINHPELLVLDEPTTGLDPQARQLIWERVRKLRAAGTAVLLTTHYMEEASRLCDRVILMDGGKILLEGAPATLIAETIGREVVELLEPDEALTAFVAERGWPSESSDDRLFVYDRQGAVVAQAVAEAFPRAERLIRHATLEDVFLHRTGRTLRD is encoded by the coding sequence ATGCGCGGCGAGTACTATGCCGGTCCGGGGGCGGGCCCGCGCATCGTCAAAAAGAACGCAAGACCCCGTTGGCTCGGTCCGCTATCCTCGCGGCCCTGCGACCAGGAGGTGCGCGTGGCCGCGATCGCACAACCCGTCGAGGCCCGCGGCCTCACCAAGCGCTTCGGCGAGTTCACCGCCGTCGACGGCATCGACTTCGCCGTCGGCCCCGGCGAGTGCGTGGGCTTCCTCGGCCCCAACGGCGCCGGCAAGACCACCACCGTCCGCATGCTCTGCTGCGCGAGCCCGGTGACGGCTGGCGAAGCCCGCGTCTTCGGCCTCGACGTCAGCGTCGAGGCCCGCGCGATCAAGGCGCGGCTGGGCATCTGCCCGCAGGAAGACAACCTCGACCCCGACTTCACCGTGCGTCAGAACCTGCTCGTCTACGCGCGCTACTTCGCGCTGCCGCGCGCCGAGGCGGCTGCGCGCGCGGATGCCCTGCTCGCCCTGATGCAGCTCACCGAGAAGTCCCGCGCGAAGATCCCCGAACTGTCGGGCGGCATGAAGCGGCGCCTCGTGCTGGCGCGTGCGCTCATCAACCACCCCGAGTTGCTGGTGCTCGACGAACCCACCACCGGCCTCGACCCCCAGGCGCGGCAGCTCATCTGGGAGCGCGTGCGCAAGCTGCGCGCGGCGGGCACGGCCGTGCTGCTCACCACGCACTACATGGAGGAGGCCTCGCGGCTCTGCGATCGCGTGATCCTCATGGACGGCGGCAAGATCCTGCTCGAAGGCGCGCCGGCGACGCTGATCGCCGAGACCATCGGCCGCGAGGTGGTGGAGCTGCTCGAACCCGACGAGGCGCTCACGGCCTTCGTGGCGGAGCGCGGCTGGCCGAGCGAGTCCTCCGACGACCGCCTCTTCGTCTACGATCGCCAGGGCGCGGTGGTGGCGCAGGCCGTCGCCGAGGCCTTTCCGCGGGCGGAGCGGCTGATCCGCCACGCCACGCTGGAGGACGTCTTCCTTCACCGCACCGGGCGCACGCTCAGGGACTAG
- a CDS encoding ABC transporter permease — MSRNISRRAWRVWQRNVDVYRVTWIVNFLPPLLEPVLYVLAFGLGMGSLIGVVTYQGAPVAYLRFMVPGVIAVAIMFWSYFETTYGSFVRMYYQRTFDAIVATPLTVEDVIAGEWLWGGTKSLMAGGLMTGVMALFGQVDWPWGLAVPLLAVLGGLFFSALGLVTTAVTPKIDTFNVPMFLLIFPMFLFSGTFFPIDILPRWAMLLAEALPLTHVSYLVRGACLGQAPPHWALSIVYLLVGTPLVTALAVRLMRRRLVK; from the coding sequence ATCTCGCGGAACATCTCGCGGCGGGCGTGGCGGGTGTGGCAGCGCAACGTGGACGTCTACCGCGTCACCTGGATCGTCAACTTCCTGCCGCCGCTGCTCGAGCCGGTGCTCTACGTGCTGGCCTTCGGGCTCGGCATGGGGAGCCTGATCGGCGTCGTGACCTACCAGGGCGCGCCGGTGGCCTATCTGCGCTTCATGGTGCCCGGGGTGATCGCCGTGGCGATCATGTTCTGGTCCTACTTCGAGACCACCTACGGCTCCTTCGTGCGCATGTACTACCAGCGCACCTTCGACGCGATCGTGGCCACGCCGCTGACGGTCGAGGACGTCATCGCCGGCGAGTGGCTCTGGGGCGGCACCAAGAGCCTGATGGCCGGCGGCCTGATGACGGGGGTGATGGCCCTCTTCGGGCAGGTGGACTGGCCCTGGGGGCTGGCCGTGCCGCTGCTGGCGGTGCTGGGCGGGCTCTTCTTCAGCGCGCTGGGCCTGGTCACGACGGCCGTCACGCCCAAGATCGACACCTTCAACGTGCCGATGTTCCTGCTGATCTTCCCGATGTTCCTCTTCAGCGGGACCTTCTTCCCCATCGACATCCTGCCCCGCTGGGCCATGCTGCTGGCCGAGGCGCTGCCCCTCACCCACGTGTCCTACCTGGTGAGGGGGGCCTGCCTGGGGCAGGCCCCCCCGCACTGGGCCCTGAGTATCGTCTACCTGCTCGTGGGCACGCCGCTGGTCACGGCGCTGGCGGTGCGCCTCATGCGCCGCCGCCTCGTGAAGTGA
- a CDS encoding glycerol-3-phosphate dehydrogenase/oxidase, with translation MSGAVDLAVIGGGIHGVGVAQAAAAAGWSVTLLEQYPGLAQGTSSRSSKLIHGGLRYLESGQFHLVRESLAERELLLRIAPELVTLSPFHIPVYAGSRRPGWQVRAGLSLYAMLGNLGKHARFGTLPRTAWDRLDGLTTEGLKAVYRYYDGQTDDAALTRAVMASARSLGATLELSARVEAVELGVDGVTLRYLQRGQDRELRARAVVNASGPWVNRVLATARPAQRALDVELVQGAHLVLPGRLMKGIYYVEAPDGRVIFAIPWRENIMVGTTETPWTDDPAASYPLDSEIDYLLASFRRVFPTRGVAKRDVVAAFAGLRVLPGGGGAAFGRSREDVLLTDGGRPPRLLSIYGGKLTTYRATAAKVIAKLAAALPAREPRGDTRELTLNPVD, from the coding sequence GTGAGCGGCGCGGTCGATCTGGCGGTGATCGGCGGGGGCATCCACGGCGTGGGCGTGGCGCAGGCCGCGGCGGCCGCGGGCTGGTCGGTGACGCTCCTCGAGCAGTACCCCGGCCTCGCGCAGGGCACGTCGAGCCGCTCGAGCAAGCTGATCCACGGCGGGCTGCGCTACCTCGAGAGCGGCCAGTTCCACCTCGTGCGCGAGAGCCTGGCCGAGCGCGAGCTGCTGCTGCGCATCGCCCCCGAGCTGGTGACGCTCTCGCCCTTCCACATTCCCGTCTACGCGGGCAGCCGCCGGCCCGGCTGGCAGGTGCGCGCGGGGCTGTCGCTCTACGCGATGCTCGGCAACCTCGGCAAGCATGCGCGCTTCGGCACGCTGCCGCGCACGGCCTGGGATCGCCTGGACGGGCTCACGACGGAGGGGCTGAAGGCCGTCTACCGCTACTACGACGGCCAGACCGACGACGCCGCGCTCACCCGCGCGGTCATGGCGTCGGCCCGGTCGCTGGGCGCCACGCTCGAGCTGAGCGCGCGCGTGGAGGCCGTGGAGCTGGGCGTGGACGGCGTCACCCTGCGCTACCTGCAGCGCGGGCAGGACCGCGAGCTGCGGGCGCGGGCCGTGGTCAACGCGAGCGGGCCCTGGGTGAATCGCGTGCTCGCGACGGCGCGGCCGGCCCAGCGCGCGCTGGACGTGGAGCTGGTCCAGGGCGCGCACCTGGTGCTGCCGGGTCGGCTGATGAAGGGCATCTACTACGTGGAGGCGCCGGACGGGCGCGTGATCTTCGCGATTCCCTGGCGCGAGAACATCATGGTCGGCACCACCGAGACGCCCTGGACCGACGACCCCGCCGCCAGCTACCCGCTCGACAGCGAGATCGACTACCTGCTCGCGAGCTTTCGGCGCGTCTTCCCGACGCGGGGCGTGGCCAAGCGCGACGTCGTCGCCGCCTTCGCCGGCCTGCGCGTGCTGCCGGGCGGCGGCGGCGCGGCCTTCGGGCGCTCGCGCGAGGACGTCCTCCTCACCGACGGCGGCCGCCCCCCCCGCCTGCTCAGCATCTACGGCGGCAAGCTGACCACCTACCGCGCCACGGCGGCCAAGGTGATCGCCAAGCTGGCCGCCGCCCTGCCGGCCCGCGAGCCCCGGGGCGACACGCGGGAGCTCACGCTGAACCCGGTGGACTAG